The proteins below come from a single Miscanthus floridulus cultivar M001 chromosome 1, ASM1932011v1, whole genome shotgun sequence genomic window:
- the LOC136463264 gene encoding uncharacterized protein translates to MPIGQIDLPVTFGDPFNYRMETLTFEVVGFPGTFHAILGRPCYAKFMAIPNYTYLKLKIPGPDGVITISTSFQRAYECEVECCGHAVAIVTFGELVAIKEEVTEEAPNTKKSTGSFEPAEGSKEVLIDPKSTEGKTVRIGTMLSS, encoded by the coding sequence ATGCCaattgggcagatcgatctgcccgttaccTTCGGGGATCCGTTcaattataggatggaaaccctcaccttcgaggtggtcggcttccccggaaccttccacgccatcctgggacgtccatgctacgcgaagttcatggccattcccaactatacatacctcaagctaaaaataccAGGCCCcgacggggtcatcaccatcagcacctccttccagcgcgcctatgagtgcgaggtcgagtgctgtggtcATGCCGTAGCAATCGTCACCTTTGGAGAGCTCGTCGccatcaaggaggaggtcaccgaagaagcacctAACACCAAGAAGTCGACCGGGTCGTTTGAGCCTGCAGAAggctctaaagaagtcctcatagaccccaaaaGCACCGAGGGTAAAACAGtgcgcattggtaccatgctttcctcctaA
- the LOC136541510 gene encoding glutathione S-transferase U17-like, which yields MSEAEAVRVIGLWPSPFVIRVLIALKLKGVKYELVEEVVGKKSELLLRSNPVHKKIPVLLHHGKPISESLIIVQYIDEVWSSDAPAFLHADPYTRAVQRFWAQYVDDKLPSAIRILKGTDDGGKDQAAEQLCAALQLLEEAFVKLSQGKHYFGGDSVGYLDIALVSYVGWVKAVEKIAGVTLLDKAKVPNLVAWADRLCTHPAVVDAIPDADKFVEFSVTYGSFSKPTINGPK from the exons ATGTCAGAGGCAGAGGCCGTGCGTGTGATCGGCCTATGGCCGAGCCCGTTCGTGATCCGCGTCCTCATCGCGCTGAAGCTGAAGGGCGTCAAGTACGAGCtcgtggaggaggtggtgggcaAGAAGAGCGAGCTGCTGCTCAGGTCGAACCCGGTGCACAAGAAGATCCCCGTCCTGCTCCACCACGGCAAGCCCATCTCCGAGTCTCTCATCATCGTCCAGTACATCGACGAGGTCTGGTCCTCCGACGCGCCGGCCTTCCTCCACGCCGACCCTTACACCCGTGCGGTCCAGCGGTTCTGGGCACAGTACGTCGATGACAAG CTCCCTTCGGCGATCCGCATACTCAAGGGAACGGATGACGGGGGCAAGGACCAAGCGGCGGAGCAGCTGTGCGCCGCCCTGCAGCTCTTGGAGGAGGCTTTCGTGAAGCTCAGCCAGGGGAAGCACTACTTCGGCGGCGACAGCGTCGGGTACCTGGACATCGCTCTGGTGTCGTATGTCGGCTGGGTGAAGGCGGTGGAGAAGATCGCCGGGGTTACTCTCCTGGACAAGGCGAAGGTTCCGAACCTGGTGGCGTGGGCCGATCGGCTCTGCACCCACCCGGCCGTGGTGGACGCGATCCCTGACGCGGACAAGTTCGTTGAGTTCAGCGTCACCTATGGGTCGTTCTCAAAGCCTACCATCAATGGTCCCAAGTGA